The following are from one region of the Mustela lutreola isolate mMusLut2 chromosome 9, mMusLut2.pri, whole genome shotgun sequence genome:
- the SPATA2 gene encoding spermatogenesis-associated protein 2 — MGKPSSMDTKYKDDLFRKYVQFHEGRVDTTPSKQRPGSDEYLRVAASALLSLHKVDPFYRFRLIQFYEVVESSLRSLSSSSLRALHCAFSVLETVGVNLFLYPWKKEFRSIKTYTGPFVYYVKSSLLEEDIRAILHYMGYVPELGTAYRLKELVETLQVKMVSFELFLAKVECEQMLEIHSQVKDKGYSELDVVNERKSSTEDVRGCSEALRRRAEGREHLTASMARVALQKSASERAAKDYYKPRVTKPSRSVDAYDSYWESRKPPLKASLSLRKEPTAPDVGDDLKDEIIRPSASLLTMSSSPHGSPDDLPSASPSNGLGLLRGTYFSAQDDVDLYTDSEPRAAYRRQDALRPDVWLVRNDAHPVYHKRSPPAKESSLSKCQNCGLSCNSSLCQRCDSLLAGPPASKPGAFSGKPSAHDSLAHGSSLREKYAGQTQGLERLPHLHPKPKTPTTATSRCGFCNRPGATNTCTQCSKVSCDGCLSAYHYDPCCKKNELHKFMPNNQLNYKSTQLSHLVYR, encoded by the exons ATGGGGAAGCCCAGTTCAATGGATACGAAATATAAGGATGACTTATTTCGGAAGTACGTGCAGTTCCATGAGGGCAGAGTGGACACTACCCCCAGCAAGCAGCGGCCTGGCAGTGATGAGTACCTTCGAGTGGCAGCCTCGGCCCTGCTCAGCCTACACAAGGTGGATCCCTTCTATCGATTCCGGCTGATCCAGTTCTATGAGGTGGTGGAGAGCTCCCTGCGCTCGCTCAGCTCTTCCAGCCTGCGGGCTTTGCACTGCGCCTTCAGTGTGCTGGAAACGGTGGGCGTCAACCTCTTCCTCTACCCGTGGAAGAAGGAATTCAGAAGCATCAAG ACCTACACGGGCCCCTTCGTTTATTATGTCAAGTCGTCGTTACTGGAAGAGGACATCCGAGCCATCCTGCATTACATGGGCTACGTGCCTGAGTTAGGGACTGCGTACAGACTCAAGGAGCTTGTGGAGACCCTCCAGGTGAAGATGGTCTCCTTTGAGCTCTTTCTGGCCAAGGTGGAGTGTGAGCAGATGCTGGAAATCCACTCACAAGTCAAGGACAAGGGCTACTCCGAGCTGGACGTGGTGAACGAGCGCAAAAGCAGCACGGAGGATGTGCGGGGCTGCTCGGAGGCCCTGCGGCGGCGGGCTGAGGGCCGGGAGCACCTGACGGCCTCCATGGCTCGCGTGGCGCTGCAGAAGTCAGCCAGCGAGCGGGCGGCCAAGGACTACTACAAGCCGAGGGTGACCAAGCCCTCGAGGTCGGTAGATGCCTACGACAGCTACTGGGAGAGCCGGAAGCCACCCCTGAAGGCCTCGCTGAGCCTGCGGAAGGAGCCCACGGCGCCAGACGTGGGGGACGACCTCAAGGATGAGATCATTCGCCCGTCTGCTTCGCTGCTGACCATGTCCAGCTCCCCCCATGGAAGCCCAGATGACCTGCCGTCCGCCTCCCCCAGCAACGGCCTCGGCCTGCTGCGTGGCACATACTTCTCCGCTCAGGACGACGTGGATCTGTACACAGACTCGGAGCCCAGGGCCGCATACCGGAGGCAGGACGCCCTGCGGCCGGACGTGTGGCTGGTCCGAAACGATGCCCACCCCGTCTACCACAAGCGCTCACCCCCTGCCAAAGAGTCCTCCCTGTCCAAGTGCCAAAACTGCGGGCTGTCCTGCAACTCCTCCCTCTGCCAGCGCTGCGACAGCCTGCTCGCGGGTCCCCCAGCCTCCAAGCCCGGCGCCTTCTCTGGCAAGCCCTCCGCCCACGACAGCCTGGCCCATGGGTCATCTCTGCGGGAGAAGTACGCTGGCCAGACGCAGGGCCTTGAGCGGCTGCCACACCTCCACCCAAAACCCAAGACCCCCACCACAGCCACCTCCCGCTGTGGCTTCTGCAACCGCCCGGGTGCCACCAACACCTGCACCCAGTGTTCGAAAGTCTCCTGCGACGGCTGTCTCAGCGCCTACCATTACGACCCCTGCTGCAAAAAGAATGAGCTGCACAAGTTCATGCCCAACAACCAGCTGAACTACAAGTCCACCCAGCTCTCCCATCTCGTGTACAGATAG